The sequence GCGTGGGGTCGGCCACCAAATCCGCTAAGCCTTTGGGCATGGCTCCTTCGGTATTTTGGCCGTAGAACTCAACGCCCTCGAGCAAGTCGTGAACGGTGATGTCGTAAGCGCCGGCCAGCGTTTGAAGGGTATCCAAGCTGGGGTTGGTGCGCCCACGCTCTAGGTCGGACAAGTACGGCACGCTGATGCTGGCCGTCTCTGCCACGTCTTTGAGGCGTAGCCCGCGCTCGCTCCTGAGCTCGCGGAGTCGTTCGTGTAATTTCATGCTTCACCTCCCGGTGTGGTGAGAGCCAGCCGCAGCACGCAGCCCCGAAGGCTCACAGATGAGCTGACTCAGGATGCTTGGCCGCCACGTTGACCGTTTGAGCCTTCTGATATTTACAGAATTTTGCACCCTCAAGTGCGAGTGTAGCACCGCGTTCCAGTCTGGTCAAGACAGAATGAAGTGGGTCAAGTTCTTGAACAAGGCGGGAAACTACGCTAAAATCGTAATCAAGAATTTGATTTACACTTCTTCTCATCTCCATCATTTTAGATATTGCTGTTCAGGAGGACTGTCCATGCGTGCCCTTGAAGACATTGCCCAAACGCTCAGACTCGGCCAATTGCACCCCACTGCCGTCCTCAACACCTTAATCGCCGCTGAAAACGAAGGTGGGCTGAGCGCCGTGCGGCACATTGAGCGCCAACTTACCCGCAGCGC comes from Deinococcus detaillensis and encodes:
- a CDS encoding helix-turn-helix domain-containing protein, whose product is MKLHERLRELRSERGLRLKDVAETASISVPYLSDLERGRTNPSLDTLQTLAGAYDITVHDLLEGVEFYGQNTEGAMPKGLADLVADPTLGAQITPDWVRTLARIELRGKRPRDKGDWYEIYLHLKRILD